In a genomic window of Acidobacteriota bacterium:
- a CDS encoding addiction module component, family protein, translating to MTHEANELLRKALALPAEERAELASTLIDSLDPITDEQAEAAWQVEISRRIEELRSGKAKTIAWDVVRKETQAILNGKTKR from the coding sequence ATGACGCATGAAGCCAACGAGCTGCTGCGGAAGGCTCTCGCTCTTCCCGCGGAAGAGCGCGCGGAATTAGCCAGCACTCTAATCGACAGCCTCGATCCCATCACCGACGAGCAAGCGGAAGCAGCCTGGCAGGTAGAGATCAGCCGCCGCATCGAGGAGTTGCGGTCCGGAAAAGCAAAAACTATTGCCTGGGATGTTGTTCGGAAGGAGACGCAGGCGATCCTGAATGGCAAGACCAAGCGTTGA
- a CDS encoding plasmid stabilization protein: MARPSVEFHADARAEYVAAIEWYRKRSPRAARNFEAEFSQAIEQICKSPESWSVYVKGCRRFLLHQFPFQIVYQSSADIIFILAVAHTHRTPGYWRARL, from the coding sequence ATGGCAAGACCAAGCGTTGAATTCCATGCGGACGCGAGGGCTGAGTATGTAGCCGCGATCGAGTGGTACCGAAAGCGCAGTCCCAGAGCGGCACGAAATTTTGAGGCAGAGTTCAGCCAGGCAATCGAGCAGATTTGTAAGTCGCCCGAAAGTTGGAGTGTGTATGTGAAGGGCTGCCGGCGCTTCCTACTGCACCAGTTTCCCTTCCAGATTGTGTATCAAAGTTCTGCCGACATCATCTTCATTCTGGCCGTTGCTCATACCCACCGTACTCCTGGATATTGGAGAGCACGTCTTTAA